A stretch of DNA from Mycobacterium senriense:
GACGACCACGGCACCGAGCTCGCGCAGACGGTTGCCCGCTGGCTCGTGCTGTATCTGCGCCGGCCGGGCGGCCAGACCCAGTTCGCCGCGCCGGTGTGGATGCCGCGGGCCAGACGGGACTTGATCCGCGAGGTGCAGGAGACGATCGAGGCCGAGCCGGGCCGTCCGCACAGCATCGACGAGTTGGCTCGCCGCGCCGCGATGAGCCCGCGGCACTTCACCCGGGTGTTTACCGCCGAAATCGGTGAAGCGCCTGGCCAATACGTCGAACGCATCCGCACCGAGGCCGCACGCCGGCAGTTGGAGGAGACCAACGACACCGTCGTCGCAATCGCCGCCCGGTGTGGCTTCGGCACCGCGGAAACCATGCGACGCAATTTCCTTCGCCGCGTTGGTATTTCGCCCGACCAATACCGCAAGGCCTTCGCCTGACATCGAAAGGACGACTCTGATGACCCAAATCGCCATCGTGGCCTATCCCGGATTCACCGCGCTGGACATGATCGGTCCCTACGAGGTGCTGCGCAATCTGCCGGGCGCCGAGGTGCGCTTCGTGTGGCACGAAGCCGGGCCGATCACCGCCGACTCCGGGGTGCTGGTCATCGGCGCCACCCACTCGCTGGCCGAGACCCCCTCCCCCGAGGTGATTCTCGTTCCCGGGGGCCCGTCGACGCCGGTCCATGCCCGTGACGACGCGCTGCTCGACTGGCTGCGCCAAGCCCACCACCGCGCGAGCTGGACCACGTCGGTGTGCTCGGGATCGGTGATCCTCGCGGCCGCCGGCCTGCTGGACGGGCGCCGGGCGACGTCGCATTGGCTGACGGTCCCCGCGCTGAAGGCATTCGGCGCGGTTCCCGTGGCCGACGAACGCATCGTGCACCAGGATGACATCGTCACCAGTGCGGGCGTGTCCGCCGGGCTCGACCTCGCGCTGTGGCTGGCCGGCCAGATCGCCGGCGAACCCCGCGCGAAGGCAATCCAGCTCGCGCTCGAATACGACCCGCAGCCGCCGTTCGACTCGGGTCACATGTCGAAGGCGTCGGCCACCACGAAGGCCGCCGCGACGGCGCTGCTGTCCCGCGACAGCGTGAAGCCCGCCAACGTGAAAGCCACGACCCTGCTCGCCTGGGAGCAGGCGCTGGGCAGGGTCCGGTCGCGGCGCCGCGGGCGGGCAGTCGCGTCCGGTCCGGCAGGTGAGTCAGAAAAAAGCCGGCGACGGTGACAGCGCTTCGCGCGCAAGCACTGTCGCTCCCCGAGGCTAGGCGCCGGGCTGCAGGATGTCGGTGGTGGCGAGTTGGCCGCCGGCCTGCATCCACGCCGCAACGACGCCGGGAGCGTCCCGCTCGGGGTTGTAAATGTCTTCCTCGCTGGAGAACAGCCCGTCGCCGGCGTACACCAGCCGGGTCCAGTTCGGGAACCAGAAGGGTTCGCCGTTCGGATCGGTCGGGTGATCCAGCAGGTTCTTGATCATGACGACGACGGCGTCGTTGTCCTCGTCGTGAGCGACCCAGTCATTGGGAAAACGCATGTGCGGGAAGGGCGCCATCACCGCGACGATCCAGTCGCGGACCGCCTCGCGCCCGTGGAACACGCCGTAGTGGTGCTCGGTGTAGACGACGTCCTCGGTGAAGAGGTCCGCGAACGGCCGCCAGTCGCCCGAAGCGCTGCACCCTTCGACGACTTTGGTGTAGTTGTCGACCGCTTTATCGATTTCCGCCCTGGTGAATTTGCCCATAGCGGACACACTAGAACGTGTTCTGGTTTTGGGTCGCTCCTATGGATGGGGATCTCAGATGAACGTGATGGACTTGTTCCGCCTGCGCGGCAAGAGGGCGTTGGTCACCGGGGCGTCCAGCGGCATCGGCAGGAAAGTGGCCCAGGCCTACCTGCAGGCCGGCGCCGACGTCGCCATCGCCGCGCGCAACGTCGAGGCGCTGGAACGCATCGCCGGCGAGCTGGCGGCGGACGGTGACGGCAAGGTGGTGCCGATCCGATGCGACGTGACCCGGCCCGACCAGGTGACCGGCATGGTGGACCGGGCGATCGCGGAGCTGGGCGGCATCGACGTCGCGGTCTGCAACGCCGGCGTCATCGATGTCGTCCCGATGCTGGACATGTCGCCCGAAGAATTCCGGCGCATCCAGGACACCAACGTCACCGGTGTCTTCCTGACGGCGCAGGCATCGGCCCGGGCGATGGTGGCCCAGGGGCGCGGCGGGGTCATCATCACCACCGCCTCGATGTCGGGCAGCATCATCAACGTCCCACAACAGGTCGGCCACTACTGCGCCTCCAAGGCGGCCGTCATCCACCTGACCAAAGCCATGGCGGTCGAATTCGCGCCGTACAACATTCGGGTCAACAGCGTCAGCCCCGGCTACATCCTCACCGAGCTCGTCGAGCCGTTGACCGAGTATCACCCCCAGTGGGAGCCGAAAATCCCGCTCGGTCGCATCGGCCGCCCCGAAGAGCTCACCGGCCTCTACGTCTATCTGGCCAGCGAGGCCTCCAGCTACATGACCGGTTCGGACGTCGTGATCGACGGCGGCTACACCTGCCCCTAGCCCAGCCGGCTATGGCTCCAGCTCGCCGGATATCCCGCGCTCGAGCTTCGCCTGTGTCGCCGACGGCAACACCAGCAGACCGTCGAGTTCGTTTCGGGCCACGTCATAGGCGCGCTGGCGTTCGTGCGACGCCGCTGCGGGGTCGGCCGCGACCCGTAACAGGCTCTGCGCCCGTGCAATTCGCTGCTGATCCGTCCGGGAGAAATCGTTGCGTCGCCGGCGAATCGCTTCGGCCTCGGCGGCGTTGAACGCGGTGACGTAGTCCTCGACGGCGGCCATGTATCGCGCGGCGCCGTCGCGGTCGTCGAGCAGATCCTCGGCCTTGATGGGGCGCAGGAAGTCGGCCCGCAGCTTGGCTTTGTGGAACGCGATCGTGTGTGCGTCGCGCATGTCGGTCATCAGTGGGAAGTCCAGCAGCTTGGCGACGTCGAGTTCGTACTCGAGCCAGCGCGCGTCGGTTCGGCCGTGCTCGTCGAGAACGCGGCGGATCGAGCGCCACTGGGCGGCCTGATTCACCCCGGCCGCATCCGCGGCGGGCGTCTCGGGTAGTGGTGGCCGGTCGATTTCCCGCGACCGCTCGTCCGTGCGCCGGCGGTAGGCGCCGAACGCGCGCACCGCGGCGACGACCGCGCCCGTCAGCGGCAGGATCAAGATCAACAGCTCCGCCAACCGGAATATCAACCCCACCTGGCCAGGATGCCACCCGCGACGGCCGGCGTTCGGTCAACTCTGCGGGCGCGCCCCGAGCACATCGCGAAACAATGCCTGCCGCAACGCGAGTTCCCGTGGATCGCTCCACAGGTGGAACCCGAGCCGGTTCATGACGTAGGCGAACCCGATGCCGGTATGCGGGTCGGCGCACCCGAAGGACCCGCCGAACCCCGGCGTGCCGAAGGCCCTGTCGGACGAGCCGAACACGAACTGCGGCACCGGCTTACAGAATCCCAGCGAATATGCCACGTCGATGTGCATCACTTTGTCGCGCACGCCGTGGCTCGGCGGAACCGCCGGTGCCATCAGCGCCTCGAGGATGCCCGGGCTCAGCGGAACCTCGGCACCGCCGCGCGCCGCGCCGGCGTACATCCGCGCCACCGACCGGGCGGTGCCGATCCCGTTGGCCGACGGGATCTCGACGGCCCGG
This window harbors:
- a CDS encoding SDR family oxidoreductase, yielding MNVMDLFRLRGKRALVTGASSGIGRKVAQAYLQAGADVAIAARNVEALERIAGELAADGDGKVVPIRCDVTRPDQVTGMVDRAIAELGGIDVAVCNAGVIDVVPMLDMSPEEFRRIQDTNVTGVFLTAQASARAMVAQGRGGVIITTASMSGSIINVPQQVGHYCASKAAVIHLTKAMAVEFAPYNIRVNSVSPGYILTELVEPLTEYHPQWEPKIPLGRIGRPEELTGLYVYLASEASSYMTGSDVVIDGGYTCP
- a CDS encoding nuclear transport factor 2 family protein, with the translated sequence MGKFTRAEIDKAVDNYTKVVEGCSASGDWRPFADLFTEDVVYTEHHYGVFHGREAVRDWIVAVMAPFPHMRFPNDWVAHDEDNDAVVVMIKNLLDHPTDPNGEPFWFPNWTRLVYAGDGLFSSEEDIYNPERDAPGVVAAWMQAGGQLATTDILQPGA
- a CDS encoding DJ-1/PfpI family protein — encoded protein: MTQIAIVAYPGFTALDMIGPYEVLRNLPGAEVRFVWHEAGPITADSGVLVIGATHSLAETPSPEVILVPGGPSTPVHARDDALLDWLRQAHHRASWTTSVCSGSVILAAAGLLDGRRATSHWLTVPALKAFGAVPVADERIVHQDDIVTSAGVSAGLDLALWLAGQIAGEPRAKAIQLALEYDPQPPFDSGHMSKASATTKAAATALLSRDSVKPANVKATTLLAWEQALGRVRSRRRGRAVASGPAGESEKSRRR